CCCTGCCACCTTTGCCGTAGTCGAATTCTTCGCTCACTGGTCAGCTTTTCTAAATTCTATAGGAACCTTTGATTTTataagggaaataaattgaacCCCATATTCTTTTTACTGAAAGTATTGATCTTTCAGTGTTACTCACTGGATAATAGATCTATTGGAGGCTacccattttgtttttatctctaaattttcgttttttttttcaattgattcTGAAGATTTTAATCTTTTTGTCGTTATTGATATTACAGGTGTCCGGCTTGCAGAAATTACAAGGTGTGATATAatcccagtttgtgtttttagctgTTTTTATAGTTAATGTTGTCTAAACTTATTGTTTAAACTTCAATTTTGCAGCCCCATTACGAAAAGGTTGCTAGGCTTTTCAATGGACCTGATGCTGTGCATCCAGGGATGGTATTGATGACCAGGGTGGACTGTGCATCGAAGGTATAAATATCTTTGTGTGTCTATTTACTTACCCTTTTCGAACTTTATACTGCCCGAGTGAAATGGTAATTTGATTTCTTAAACTTGGAGTTTATCGCTGTAAAAGATGGCCTATTTTCTGGGAATTATAATGTCTATACATTTACACATTATGCAACTTGCTTCCAGGAAATTAAGATAATTGTCGTTGGTGTTGCTAGATGAGTGGTAAATGCGTTTCATTTTGTGAAGGGGAGAAAATAAATAGAGTCTAGTAATGTGAATACAccattaagagagagagagagagagagagagagagagagagttcatcTTAGATACGATTTACATAGCATGACTAGAGCTtcattcatgtttaattttctaGTCTATGTTCTTGTCGTTATGCTGAGTTTGATATTGTTCTGTTTTCATCTCCTTTGAATTCATATATTGCTTTGTTTATGTTTGATTATGAATTTATCACCAAGCATAGCTCGGTCATTAGACCCTACCCTTTAACTTGTTTGAAAGCACAGGTAAATACCAAACTCTGCGATAACTTTTCTGTCGGTCATTATCCTATGCTGTTTTGGGGACCTCCATCTAAATTTGTATCTGCTGGTTGGGGACCTAATCAAGCAAAAAGTGTTATACGTGTAATTGACGATGGACGTACAGCTGATCAGTTGCTTAGTTGGATCAACAAGCAATTGGGCAGGTATGAGGTCTTTGCATTCATTGTTTTCTTAATTGAAAGTTTATGTAGTATTGAATATTTAACTCAAAGAAAGCATCCTGATTGGTAGCAACCTTATGAACATTTATGGTATatatagggaagtgttattggcactccaaaaatctcattctacactcctcacaagtgtatttttctttcctaatatagaaagtttggagtgtagaatgagatttttggagtgctaataacaattccctatatttttttggttttataaatATGTTTTTCAATAGGCAGTTATAATCATAGGAGAGCTCTTATGCTTTAATTGCCCCAAAATGCATggatttttctttgaattttccCATGCGATTCCTAGCAATTTAGTTCTCACAATGGAAACTTTAGCAGTTAGTACCAATATGACTGCAGTAGGATATTATACTGAATATTTGGAACAATTTCACTTCATTAGGATCAGAGACATCGTTGAattttcccctttgcattttaTATCTTTTTCCTTACACACTTTATGGTTTCAGCTCATTCAGCTTGGATGAtcagaaatttgaaaatgagcATATTTCGTCAAATGCGTCTGACCCCGAACAGGTCATTAGATAACATGGCTTTAAAGTTGTCTTCGGACTATTACAGTTAAAGTAGATTACTTTATTCAAGTTACTAACTTTTGCAACGCATGACTTGTGAAAGATTGCCCGGGCTGTGTATGATGTTGAGGAAGCAACATCAACTGCTTTTGAAATCATCTTAGAGCACAAGGTAGACCACccttttttccctctctttgttGTTTCTTGGGTCATTTGTACATTTAATTACAGATGTTTTACTATATCTCTGTATCTTCCAGATGATCAAATCAAAAACACGGGCTTCGCTAGTAAAATTTCTTCAACTTTTGGTCGCTCATCATCCCTCCAGGAGGTAAGAAAGATCAATCCTTTTTTCATTCCTCATTACACATTTCCCAGTATTTTATTTCATTGTTTCACGCTGGATACTTGTATTAGGTGCCGAAAGGGAAGTGCAGAGGTGCTTGTGAATTTTGATGACTTGTACCCGCTAGATATCTTGGCAGCTGACAGGCAGGGAGACCAAGATGTACAGGCGGCCTTGCAGAAATTTCAGATTTGTGGTAAAGATGTTCCTCGTGGATATTGGGTAGGTATTCAAAAAGGCTGTATTTggcaggaaaaacaaaaaaaaaggttcttAAATATATGAAATAGACGACTTATTTCCTATGCTTTCCTTCGGTATTCTTCACAGATGTTTTGCCGTGGCAGCAAAAATGATACCAGGGGCTTTAGGTAATGTTTGTTTCCAATATTACCAAATATATGTTTCTGTTAAGTAGTTTTCTCTGTGATGCGTTTACATATGCTTCTAGAtatattggattttttttaatgttgataGTTGACAAGGAGCACCATCCTTGCTCCAAGTTCAATCATATGGTCACTTGTGCATCTGGTTTCTTGGGGACATACTGTTCGGTGGTGAGACCATGAATACGATCCAGTAAAATGCATGTGAACTTGTTGTCCAGAGACCATTCTGTTTTGTGTATACCATGAAGGAATgacaaaaaaaacatcaaatgtTATAGTTCTGTAAAGGGTATTAGCAATAATATCTGTTAAGACTGTTATTTGATGGGTCTCAAGTGGATTGTGCTTTCAGAAACACTGATCACAACAAGCTTAGATTGGGCTATTAGAGATCTCTGCATCTAGGAGACACCTCGTCTAGCACTATATGTTTGTTATGTTAGTGTCGTTCCAAATAACATGTGGATTATAAATGCAATTATTCAGAATTCCAGCAGTGACATGCATTTAACGAGATTTCCTTTTACCCTCTTTATCTTTGACAGCTGTGGGTTATGGGTTCTTCTGCATTCACTTTCAGTGAGAATTGAGGATGGAGAAAGCAACTTTGCGTTCACCACTATATGTGATTTTGTGCACAATTTCTTCGTTTGTGAGGAATGTCGCCAGCATTTTTATGATATGTGTTCAAGGTGAAGTCAACTGGAACTAATCcatttttaacaattttaatCCTGTTTTATCTAACTCGATGACTTTCCTTTCAGTGTTTCTAGTCCCTTCAACAAATCCCGTGACCTTGTGCTTTGGCTGTGGAGTGCTCACAATAAAGTCAATGAGAGATTAATTAAAGAGGAATCCTCTTTAGGAACTGCCGATCCGAAATTCCCAAAGATGATTTGGCCTCCAAGGCAGCTTTGTCCTTCTTGTTACCTTTCATCGAGCCAGAAAAACAACAAAGTTGATTGGCAGAAGGATGAGGTGTTCAAAATTTTGACCAGTTATTACGGGAAAACCCTTGTTTCTCTTTACAAAGATAAGGGTATTGTTGGGAATGATGAGACTAGCGGCACTGTTGAAGACTTGGTGGCCTCAACAAATGCGCTTGTGGTGCCTCTGGGGGCTGCGTTGGCTATTGCTGTTGCTAGTTGTGCATTCGGAGCACTCGCTTGCTACTGGCGTTCACAGCAGAAGAGTCGGAAGTATTTCCACCACTCTTTAAAGAACATTTGATTATTAGGAGGGTGATGAACTCTCTCATAAAAAGAGgaggagagagtgagagattGTTAGGAGGTTTTAAAAGTTTCTTATTCATTTTTCTTCCACCGAATTTCAGGCCGAGGAGAAGCTGGAGCTAATTTTGTTGCACCAGAGGGTGGAAAATCAGTCTCTCTAGGAAACACGATACAACCTTGTTCGAGATTGGCCTGCTTGAGGTCCTCTTCTGTACCCTATTTGAGCTTTTCATTTTCCACACATAATGATGGCTGTACAGATTCATCCCGTCTTAATTTTGGAAGAGATGGTTCTAGATCAATGTGGCTGTGTTTCTATCTGTTTTCGGCATCGATCTAGACAAAGATTGGGAAAATGATCGTCTTGATAGACTCGTGTTATTGCTCTTTAATTCTGTTGTATCCAATATACGCAAGAATTTCTTCATGATTAAGAGTGAAATTGTATGAATGCTGTTTCGTCGATGATTTGTTGCAAAACTTCTGGGTTTGAACATCGAAATGACGAAAGATTGCTTGGTGCGATGCCAAATTCAGGATGTACCCGAGTCACTTGCAGAAAGGAGAATGAACCCGACTTTGCAAATGGACCCATCCCCTCCCTCCATGTCAAGCAGATGAAGTTCTTCCCCATTTCAATGGGTTTCTCTTCATTGTTCAAACCACAATCAATTCATCAGTCAATTACCCTTGAAAGAATAGAAATCGTTGCACTGCGCGTGGGATTACCAATTTCTTCGTGCCATAACGTATCCACTAAGTAAACTCGAATTGTAATATGTTGATTAATAATACCACATGACGATGAGTGattctgaaatttaaaattttatcatgGATTACGAGTAAATGCACTTTACCAAATTAAGATTCTTTAAGAGTATATTGACATGTTAAAAAAACTTTGAAcaaaaatgttaaaatttgCCACGTTGTTGCTCAATTAGAGAAGAATAACttctattaaataaaaaacGTCGTGGTGGATTAGAAGATGAAATTTGTCAAGAATCAACATTGAAGCTCAAGTAATATAGAGCCCAATCATGGGCTCATTTTGGTTTCATGCAAAACTGAGCCCACTCACGAGCTCAGTTTAGTTTCACATATATGTTATTCGATAAGATCCAAATTTCAGGACCTTAATCAACCTGCTAGACTGCTAGTAGCTCAAGGTAGCTATggaggaaggaagaagagagaaggcgAAGCTAAGCTCCAGTATTtttgtaatattatttttaatttaaatgacCGTTGCAAGCTTCACACTCAAAGTGTGTTCATATACGGATTTGGATTCCATCTGGATCTAAATTGTAGGGATCATAGGGATTctcacatcttagtcattcattatgcatcgtgcggtcagaaatcatttgatttttttatttaaaaaaacacaaatagtacctgccGAAAATTGGTagtacgatatacaatgaaagACTAAGATGTGTGTATCCCTAAGACCTCCATAAAGTGGATCCGGAGAGATCCTCTTCCTTCATATACAGCCCGCCCACACAACATTTGCCAGCTGGCAACTCAAACAACTTactaaaaaaacaattaataaactcaTTACATCTAATTAATCCTTAATTGTGATTAAGCTAATCACAGATCATATCATCATTACGGCTAAGGATGCAACATAGCTTCTGAGTCTCTCCTTCCTTTGGCTTTTGAGAAAGTAGACAATATATTTTGTGAGATTTTGGAATC
This Pyrus communis chromosome 6, drPyrComm1.1, whole genome shotgun sequence DNA region includes the following protein-coding sequences:
- the LOC137736910 gene encoding sulfhydryl oxidase 2 isoform X1 translates to MSPALGLLILSLFSLNSALSPASASSAAGSRSILRAVNDDNADVRDFAVDLNASSFDAVLSDTPATFAVVEFFAHWCPACRNYKPHYEKVARLFNGPDAVHPGMVLMTRVDCASKVNTKLCDNFSVGHYPMLFWGPPSKFVSAGWGPNQAKSVIRVIDDGRTADQLLSWINKQLGSSFSLDDQKFENEHISSNASDPEQIARAVYDVEEATSTAFEIILEHKMIKSKTRASLVKFLQLLVAHHPSRRCRKGSAEVLVNFDDLYPLDILAADRQGDQDVQAALQKFQICGKDVPRGYWMFCRGSKNDTRGFSCGLWVLLHSLSVRIEDGESNFAFTTICDFVHNFFVCEECRQHFYDMCSSVSSPFNKSRDLVLWLWSAHNKVNERLIKEESSLGTADPKFPKMIWPPRQLCPSCYLSSSQKNNKVDWQKDEVFKILTSYYGKTLVSLYKDKGIVGNDETSGTVEDLVASTNALVVPLGAALAIAVASCAFGALACYWRSQQKSRKYFHHSLKNI
- the LOC137736910 gene encoding sulfhydryl oxidase 2 isoform X2; amino-acid sequence: MSPALGLLILSLFSLNSALSPASASSAAGSRSILRAVNDDNADVRDFAVDLNASSFDAVLSDTPATFAVVEFFAHWCPACRNYKPHYEKVARLFNGPDAVHPGMVLMTRVDCASKVNTKLCDNFSVGHYPMLFWGPPSKFVSAGWGPNQAKSVIRVIDDGRTADQLLSWINKQLGSSFSLDDQKFENEHISSNASDPEQIARAVYDVEEATSTAFEIILEHKMIKSKTRASLVKFLQLLVAHHPSRRCRKGSAEVLVNFDDLYPLDILAADRQGDQDVQAALQKFQICGKDVPRGYWMFCRGSKNDTRGFSCGLWVLLHSLSVRIEDGESNFAFTTICDFVHNFFVCEECRQHFYDMCSSVSSPFNKSRDLVLWLWSAHNKVNERLIKEESSLGTADPKFPKMIWPPRQLCPSCYLSSSQKNNKVDWQKDEVFKILTSYYGKTLVSLYKDKGIVGNDETSGTVEDLVASTNALVVPLGAALAIAVASCAFGALACYWRSQQKSRKPRRSWS